From a single Candidatus Polarisedimenticolia bacterium genomic region:
- a CDS encoding methyltransferase, with the protein EVADVLANGPLKAEAIAKKVGAHPVFLKRVLRALASVGVFSETPDGRYRLNPLAQTLCKDHPGSMRDFVLMIADDYHWKVWGELEYALETGGNAFEKVHGVPSFAYLQARPEKERTFMAAMAGISGTENPAVAAAYPFGRLKLLVDIGGAHGHMLATILRRHKKLKGILYDQPQVVAGAARSGFVTAPDVRDRCEVMGGSFFETVPEGADGYIMKYIIHDWDDEKSLRILGNCRDAMAAGGRVLVVDNVIAPANYWGKILDINMMLGPGGQERTRGEFESLFRRAGLQLTRVIPTSCDLSIVEGVAA; encoded by the coding sequence GGAAGTGGCGGATGTTCTGGCCAATGGGCCCCTCAAGGCCGAAGCCATCGCTAAGAAGGTGGGGGCGCATCCCGTTTTCCTGAAGCGCGTGCTCCGGGCCCTGGCCAGCGTCGGGGTCTTCTCGGAGACTCCCGACGGACGCTACCGACTCAATCCGCTGGCCCAGACGCTGTGCAAGGACCATCCGGGCTCCATGCGCGATTTCGTCCTGATGATCGCCGATGACTACCACTGGAAGGTCTGGGGAGAGCTGGAATACGCGCTGGAGACGGGCGGCAATGCGTTCGAGAAGGTGCACGGCGTGCCGAGCTTCGCCTATCTCCAGGCGCGTCCCGAGAAAGAGCGCACTTTCATGGCGGCGATGGCTGGCATCTCCGGGACGGAGAACCCGGCGGTGGCGGCGGCCTACCCGTTCGGCCGGCTCAAGCTCCTGGTCGACATCGGCGGAGCGCATGGCCACATGCTGGCCACGATCCTGCGCCGCCACAAGAAGCTGAAGGGGATCCTCTACGATCAGCCGCAGGTGGTCGCGGGGGCCGCCCGGAGCGGCTTCGTGACCGCCCCCGACGTGCGCGATCGCTGCGAAGTGATGGGCGGCAGCTTCTTCGAGACGGTGCCTGAGGGGGCCGACGGCTACATCATGAAGTACATCATCCATGACTGGGACGACGAGAAGAGCCTGCGCATCCTGGGGAACTGCCGCGACGCGATGGCGGCCGGAGGCCGGGTCCTGGTGGTGGACAACGTGATTGCCCCCGCCAACTACTGGGGAAAGATCCTCGATATTAATATGATGCTCGGCCCCGGGGGGCAGGAGCGCACGCGCGGGGAGTTCGAGAGCCTCTTCCGGCGCGCCGGGCTCCAGCTCACCCGCGTCATCCCGACCTCCTGCGATCTCAGCATCGTGGAGGGGGTGGCGGCCTAG
- a CDS encoding cupin domain-containing protein, translating to MSEPRIVNVGDLPWTEWSAGPGMNVEIRDPARKLESHLCGLRLYRLAPGKQATRLHRHLLQEEMFLILKGSGTLRHGDREVPVRQGDFILYPAGDPTPHTFTNPGTEPLEYLATGNRVSYEVCEYPEDGTVFVEAIGKSFRSKDAVDVAKKMEEYFKAGR from the coding sequence ATGAGCGAGCCGCGCATTGTCAATGTCGGAGATCTTCCCTGGACGGAATGGTCCGCGGGACCGGGAATGAACGTCGAGATCCGCGATCCGGCGCGCAAGCTGGAATCACACCTGTGTGGGCTGCGCCTCTATCGCCTCGCGCCCGGCAAGCAGGCGACCCGGCTGCACCGCCATCTCCTCCAGGAGGAGATGTTCCTGATCCTCAAGGGGAGCGGGACGTTGCGGCACGGAGATCGCGAAGTGCCCGTCCGCCAGGGGGACTTCATCCTCTATCCCGCGGGCGATCCGACCCCCCACACCTTCACCAACCCGGGGACCGAGCCGCTCGAGTATCTGGCCACGGGCAATCGCGTCTCCTACGAGGTTTGCGAGTACCCGGAGGACGGGACCGTTTTCGTGGAGGCGATCGGCAAGAGCTTCCGGTCGAAGGACGCCGTCGACGTGGCGAAGAAGATGGAAGAGTATTTCAAGGCGGGCAGGTAG
- a CDS encoding TMEM175 family protein, whose product MTKTRLEAFSDGVVAILITIMVLELKVPHGTDVESLRPVVRTFLAYVLSFIFLGIYWNNHHHMLHTAERINGKILWANLHLLFWLSLIPFATGWLGENRVASFPAALYGVILLFAAVAYTILQGAIVREHGPESSLRQAVGGDAKGKVSIVLYVAAIPLAFLNPWISIAIYVTVAMIWLVPDRRIESHAHH is encoded by the coding sequence ATGACCAAGACGCGGCTCGAAGCCTTCAGCGACGGCGTCGTCGCCATCCTGATCACCATCATGGTCCTGGAGCTCAAGGTGCCGCACGGCACCGACGTTGAGTCGCTGCGGCCGGTCGTGCGGACCTTTCTGGCTTACGTGCTGAGCTTCATCTTCCTGGGCATCTACTGGAACAACCATCATCACATGCTGCACACGGCGGAGCGCATCAACGGGAAGATCCTGTGGGCGAACCTCCACCTGCTGTTCTGGCTGTCGCTGATTCCCTTCGCCACCGGATGGCTGGGAGAGAACCGCGTCGCTTCTTTTCCCGCGGCGCTGTATGGCGTCATCCTGCTGTTCGCCGCCGTGGCCTATACGATCCTGCAGGGAGCCATCGTCCGTGAGCATGGGCCGGAATCGAGCCTCCGGCAGGCGGTCGGGGGCGACGCCAAGGGAAAGGTCTCCATCGTCTTGTACGTGGCGGCGATCCCCCTGGCCTTCCTGAATCCCTGGATCTCGATCGCGATCTACGTCACGGTGGCGATGATCTGGCTCGTCCCCGATCGCCGGATCGAATCGCACGCGCATCACTGA